In a single window of the Notamacropus eugenii isolate mMacEug1 chromosome 4, mMacEug1.pri_v2, whole genome shotgun sequence genome:
- the TBC1D10A gene encoding TBC1 domain family member 10A isoform X2 → MLSQAGSPPHPSGPSGSPGPPCLTESWRLEEVPLEVLRQRESKWLDMLNSWDKWMAKKHKKIRLRCQKGIPPSLRGRAWQYLSGGKVKLQQNPGKFDELDLSPGDPKWLDVIERDLHRQFPFHEMFVSRGGHGQQDLFRVLKAYTLYRPEEGYCQAQAPVAAVLLMHMPAEQAFWCLVQICEKYLPGYYSEKLEAIQLDGEILFSLLHKVSPVAYKHLNKQKIDPILYMTEWFMCAFSRTLPWSSVLRVWDMFFCEGVKILFRVGLVLLKHSLGSSEKLKTCQGQYETMERLRTLNPKIMQETFLVQEVIELPVTERQIEREHLIQLRKWKDTRGELQYQSPPRLHGAKAISEAEPAPQKALEPSPSIRLPPGTQLPAPGTKSRQQKQAEKEHEKAMKEKAKRQKGQQQSPPQLSPGAHPQGLGPTADLAPKTARGAEDTDTKDSPHHSKESLTSQESEDTYL, encoded by the exons ATTAGAGGAAGTACCCCTGGAAGTGCTGAGGCAGCGGGAGTCCAAGTGGCTGGACATGCTCAACAGCTGGGACAAGTGGATGGCCAAGAAGCACAAGAAG ATTCGTCTGCGGTGCCAGAAGGGGATCCCGCCATCTTTGCGGGGCCGGGCCTGGCAGTACCTGTCAGGAGGCAAGGTGAAGCTCCAGCAGAATCCTGGCAAGTTTGAT GAGCTGGACCTCTCACCAGGAGACCCCAAGTGGCTGGACGTGATTGAAAGAGACCTGCACCGACAGTTCCCCTTCCATGAGATGTTCGTGTCCCGGGGGGGCCATGg CCAACAGGACTTATTCCGAGTGCTGAAGGCCTACACCCTGTACAGGCCGGAGGAGGGTTACTGCCAGGCCCAGGCCCCTGTGGCTGCCGTCTTACTCATGCACATGCCTGCAGAG CAAGCTTTTTGGTGCCTCGTGCAGATCTGCGAAAAGTACCTGCCAGGCTACTACAGTGAGAAGCTG GAAGCCATCCAGCTCGATGGGGAGATCCTGTTCTCTCTGCTGCACAAAGTGTCCCCCGTGGCCTACAAACACCTGAACAAGCAGAAGATCGACCCTATCCTGTACATGACAGAGTGGTTCATGTGCGCCTTCTCCCGTACCCTGCCCTGGAGCTCCGTGCTCCGTGTCTGGGACATGTTTTTCTGTGAAG GGGTGAAGATACTCTTCCGGGTGGGCCTGGTGCTGCTGAAGCACAGCCTGGGCTCCTCCGAGAAACTTAAGACCTGCCAGGGCCAGTACGAAACCATGGAGCGGCTACGTACTCTGAACCCCAAGATCATGCAGGAGACCTTCCTGGTACAGGAG GTCATTGAGCTGCCTGTGACTGAGCGGCAGATTGAGCGCGAGCACCTGATCCAGCTTCGGAAGTGGAAGGACACGCGGGGTGAGCTCCAGTACCAGTCGCCACCAAGGCTGCATGGGGCCAAGGCCATCAGTGAGGCGGAGCCGGCCCCCCAGAAGGCGCTGGAACCTTCTCCCTCCATCCGCCTGCCCCCTGGCACCCAACTGCCAGCCCCGGGCACCAAGAGCAGGCAGCAGAAACAGGCAGAGAAGGAGCATGAGAAGGCTATGAAGGAGAAGGCCAAGCGGCAGAAAGGGCAGCAGCAGTCCCCCCCACAGCTGTCTCCAGGGGCCCATCCTCAGGGCCTGGGCCCCACTGCTGACCTGGCACCCAAGACTGCCCGGGGGGCAGAGGATACAGACACCAAGGACTCACCTCATCATTCCAAGGAGAGCCTGACTTCCCAGGAGAGTGAAGACACTTACTTGTAA
- the LOC140499043 gene encoding uncharacterized protein — translation MDNKILQVQKFLENGSLPEHLVTPTQKRDFRRRAQNFALEGHNLMFIRPGKKLLVVLDRKDRQELVKQAHVTSSGLHCTLQETKKKVSFSYYWPTLDQDVTKWVKQCNCCQKPRLEKSLPIQGVSKSHRNKDPLPVLQVEEVTQAFEQVGLGLVGPLVETSNGFRFILLSVDAYSRWVEASPLKEQNPVEVAWALIPFLLRFGRPQLLVTTLRVPFVSQVNRSLQRQLQGLGVPLGKLDIVMSAFQPKINSILSLTSSSIRRTLWSLVKGDLGKWDCVLDKALFSLRTAVTKNKRKSPFQLLYGRKPRAPQDVPPHFDVVAADTVGDSGGDSHDHDDKEPMDTAETMKHILKSPVPKVMGQAKKETTWEPTKPLRQEPIPESRQQPVQPEPRQQPVQLEPRQPSRPETMGHLMHQSMPESVNQHMWPPILGSIHQSIQQPMTQSMYQPMTQPMYQLITQSTYQPITQSTYQPMIPSTYQPMIQSTYHPMTQSTHQPMTQTTHQPMTQTIQQPMTQTIQQPMTQTIQQPMTQTIQQPMTQTMQQPIMAEPTPPPMPRLTECPVVSSWGQETTISLDTPWEKWEPGGGVFWTQWREPGN, via the exons ATGGACAACAAGATTCTCCAAGTCCAAAAGTTCCTGGAGAACGGGTCCCTGCCGGAACACCTGGTGACCCCTACGCAAAAGCGCGACTTTCGCAGACGGGCCCAGAACTTTGCTTTGGAAG GCCACAATCTGATGTTCATTCGTCCCGGCAAGAAGTTGCTGGTAGTGTTGGACCGGAAGGACCGCCAGGAGCTTGTGAAGCAGGCCCATGTCACTTCCTCAGGCCTCCATTGCACATTACAGGAAACCAAAAAGAAGGTTTCCTTTAGCTACTACTGGCCCACCCTTGACCAAGATGTCACCAAGTGG GTCAAGCAATGTAACTGTTGTCAGAAACCACGCTTGGAGAAGTCTCTGCCTATTCAG GGTGTCTCTAAGAGTCACAGGAACAAGGACCCCCTGCCTGTGCTTCAGGTTGAAGAG GTCACTCAGGCTTTTGAGCAGGTGGGCCTGGGCCTGGTGGGGCCCCTAGTGGAGACCTCCAACGGCTTCCGGTTCATCCTTTTGTCTGTGGATGCTTACTCACGCTGGGTGGAGGCCTCACCATTGAAAGAACAAAATCCCGTGGAAGTGGCCTGGGCGCTGATTCCCTTCCTTCTCCGATTCGGCCGCCCCCAGCTCCTGGTCACCACTCTTAGGGTTCCATTTGTGAGCCAG GTGAATCGGAGCCTCCAGCGCCAGCTCCAGGGCTTGGGGGTGCCCCTTGGCAAGCTAGACATCGTCATGTCCGCGTTTCAGCCAAAGATTAACAGCATCTTGTCCTTGACCTCCAGCTCTATTAGGCG GACTCTGTGGAGTCTGGTGAAGGGAGATCTTGGGAAGTGGGATTGCGTCCTGGACAAAGCCCTGTTCTCCCTGAGGACGGCGGtgacaaagaacaaaagaaaaagccCATTTCAGCTCCTCTATGGCCGCAAGCCCAGGGCCCCCCAAGATGTGCCCCCCCACTTTGAC GTGGTTGCAGCAGACACTGTAGGTGACAGTGGGGGTGACAGCCATGACCATGATGATAAGGAGCCCATGGACACAGCTGAAACCATGAAACACATTCTGAAGAGTCCTGTACCAAAAGTCATGGGGCAGGCTAAGAAAGAAACCACATGGGAGCCCACCAAGCCACTCAGGCAAGAGCCCATCCCAGAGTCTAGGCAGCAGCCTGTGCAACCGGAGCCCAGGCAGCAGCCTGTGCAGCTGGAGCCCAGGCAACCATCCAGGCCAGAAACCATGGGGCACCTCATGCATCAGTCCATGCCAGAGTCTGTAAATCAACATATGTGGCCTCCCATCCTGGGGTCCATCCATCAGTCTATTCAGCAGCCTATGACTCAGTCTATGTACCAACCCATGACCCAGCCTATGTATCAGCTCATAACTCAGTCTACGTATCAGCCCATTACCCAGTCTACGTATCAGCCCATGATCCCGTCTACATATCAGCCAATGATCCAGTCTACATATCATCCAATGACCCAGTCTACGCATCAGCCAATGACCCAGACTACGCATCAGCCAATGACCCAGACTATCCAGCAGCCCATGACCCAGACTATCCAGCAGCCCATGACCCAGACTATCCAGCAGCCCATGACCCAGACTATCCAGCAGCCCATGACCCAGACTATGCAACAACCCATCATGGCAGAACCTACACCCCCCCCCATGCCGAGGCTGACAGAATGCCCTGTTGTGAGCAGCTGGGGCCAAGAGACAACCATCAGCCTGGACACCCCCTGGGAAAAGTGGGAACCTGGTGGAGGAGTCTTTTGGACCCAGTGGAGGGAACCTGGCAACTAG